The Mangrovimonas cancribranchiae nucleotide sequence TTTTGTGTGGCAATTTTTGTGCTTCGGTAAAAAAAGTAAACAACCGCACCAAACAATACAATAATTAACACTAAGGCTAACGGATAATACTTTAATTTGTTTAACAAAGGCGAGTTGCCATAATACAGTGTTTGATTTTCGTAACCAATGGCTATTGGAGCATTTTCTTTACTAAATTGTGTTACTAAGCGTTTTATATGCCGATTCACATAAATAGTATCCTCTTTAGTAACCGCATCGGTAGAAGAGTTTGCTTTTATATTGCTAAATGTGGCTACTGTAGAATCTTGATTAATAACGACCATAGGTGTTGTGTTATTACTGCCTAAAATCTTCCAAATTAAGTCAAGGTTGGTAGAAGTAATATTGTCATTAAGGGAAACCGATTCTATAATTTTTAAATACTCATTCTGCGCAAACGACCAGTTTTCCATTTTCATGCGTTCTTCAGCCTTAAATTTTTGAAAAAACACATATGTATTCCATAAAATAAGCGAAATAATAACAAACGAAATAAATACAATAACCCAGCGTATAAGGTTGCGATACTTAGAAAAAACCATCGTAAAACTTTTATGTTGAAATATAATGTAATTCTGTTAATAATATTGTGTTACAGAGTTCCAAATCATTTTTTGTTCACTAAAGGATTGGTTACATTTGCGAAAATAAATTGTATAAATGATTTCATTTGAACCTAAAGACCTATCTACAGGAAAGTTACATGGCTATTTGCTTAGTGCTGTGGCACCAAGACCTATAGCTTTTGCAAGTACTGTTGATAAAGATGGAAACCCCAATCTATCACCGTTTAGTTTTTTTAATGTCTTTAGTGCTAATCCGCCCATTTTAATTTTTTCACCAGCAAGGCGCGTTAGAAACAATACCACCAAACACACTCTTGAGAATGTTGAAGAAACTAAAGAAGTGGTTATTAATGTGGTAAATTACGACATTGTGCATCAAATGTCATTAAGCAGTACCGAATATCCAGAAAACATTAACGAGTTTGATAAAGCTGGATTAACCATGTTACAATCGGATATTGTAAAGCCATTTCGTGTGGCAGAATCACCTGTACAATTAGAGTGTAAAGTGAACGATATTATTAAACTAGGAACCGAAGGCGGTGCTGGAAATTTAGTAATATGCGAGGTAGTAAAGTTGCATATTGAAGACGAGATGTTAAATGAGGAAGGTATTATCGACCAAGAAAAACTAGATTTAGTAGCACGTGCTGGAGGAAGTTTTTACAGTCGTGCAAAAAAAGGCTTTTTTGAAATTCCGAAGCCATTATCAACTTTAGGAATTGGGGTCGACAGCTTTCCTGAGCATATAAAAAACAGTATGATTTTAACAGGAAACGATTTAGGGATGTTAGGAAACGTAGAAAAACTACCTACAACGGCCGAAGTAAAAACATTTATAGAAGAGGTTAGCGAACGTTATCCAAATATTTCGGAAGCCTCACATAGAGAAAAACATAAATTAGCACATAATTATTTAAGCTTTGGAGACATACAAAGCGCATGGAAAATTTTATTATCATAAATAACAGAAATAGAAAAGATGGAAGTACAAGGAAGAATTAAACTTATTGGAGAAACGCAGACGTTTGGTAATAACGGATTTAGAAAACGCGAGGTTGTGGTAACAACAGAAGAGCAATACCCACAACATTTAATGGTAGAGTTTGTTCAAGACAAAACCGATTTATTAAACAACTTTCAAGTAGGACAACAAGTAAAAATAAATATTAACTTAAGAGGACGTGAGTGGGTAAATCCACAAGGGGAAACAAAATATTTTAACTCTATACAAGGATGGAGAATTGAAACGTTACAACAAGAGCAAGGAGCCCAAAATGTTCCACCAGTACCACCAGCTGATGCTTTTGAGCCTGCTAACGATTTAAACGAAGATGAACACGACGATCTTCCGTTTTAATAACACAACAGAAACCATTACATTTAGACCTATTAAAGTTTACTTTTTTAGGTCTTTTTTTATTTATGAAGATTGCAAAATTTATAGAAACACTATTTAAACGCTATTTACCATCACCGTTTACCATTGCCGTACTATTAACACTACTTACGGTAATTCTAGCATTAGTATTAACAAAACCAGTAACAGGTGATAACCATGTTTTAGAAATTCTATCGTATTGGGAAAGTGGTATATGGAACAATAGTTTGTTGGTTTTTGCTTACCAAATGATGCTTATTTTAGTTTTAGGTCATATTTTGGTGCTAAGTAAACCTGTTAATAGATTAATAACAAGCATTACAACTTATGCCAACACAACACAAAAAGCTGTTGTATTAGTAAGTGTTACAACAATGTTAGTGGCGTTTTTTAATTGGGGGTTAGGCTTAATTTTTGGCGCTATTTTAGCACGGAAAATTGGCGAGCAAGCTCAAGACACAAAAACACCTTTAAACTATCCTTTAGTTGGTGCTGCTGGTTATGTAGGATTAATGGTTTGGCATGGAGGAATTAGTGGTTCGGCATTAATAAAAGTGTCTGAAACTAATCATATTAAAAACTTTATGGCTAATATTTCTTCTGCTGAAATGTTAGTGAAATTACCCGAAAGCATAAATTTTAATCAAACTGTTTTTAGTGGGACTAATTTATTGCTGTTTGCCATTTTACTAATTGCTATACCTCTTGTGCTTTCTAAAGTGGCAAAAATCACGTCGCCTACTGTAATTAATTTAGAAAGGTATCAGTTTACCACAAAAGCAAAAAATAATCTTAAAGGAGCGGAACAACTTGATTCTTCAAAATGGTTGTCCATAGGGTTTGGCGGATTAATTTTAATCGCCTTTTTGTATCAATATTGGGGCAGTTTAATGCAATTTCAAATTACACCTAACATGCTTAATTTTTTTATGTTAGGTCTGGGAATTATACTTCATGGCTCTTTTAATAGTTTTTTAAAAGCACTTGAAGAAGCCATAAAAGGCGCGTCAGGAATATTAATCCAGTTTCCATTGTATTTTGGTATAATGGGTATTATGAAAAGCACCGGAATGGTGGTTATGATTTCCGATTTTTTCGTGTCTATTGCAAACGAAACAACCTTACCCATTTTCACTTTTTTTAGTGCTGGACTAGTCAATATTTTTGTGCCAAGCGGTGGCGGACAATGGGCTGTACAAGGACCAATAGTTATCGAGTCTGCCTTGAAATTAGGAGTGCCTTTACCAAAAGCAATCATGGCGTTAGCTTATGGCGACCAAATAACCAACATGCTACAACCATTTTGGGCACTGCCATTATTAGGAATAACAAAATTAAAAGCTAAAGAAATTCTGCCATATACACTTATTATGATGGTTGTTGGCGTCATGGTGTTTCTTGGCGGACTTCTATTATTATGATAGTACTTACCAAAGCCATAGAATTTCCAGAGGTAAGTTTAGCGACTCCAGAGGGCTTGCTTGCTATTGGTGGCGATTTATCGATTGATAGACTATTGTTAGCCTATTAAAGTGGTATTTTCCCTTGGTTTGAAGACGATCAGCCTATATTGTGGTGGAGTCCAGATCCTAGATTTGTCTTGTTTCCAGAAAAACTAAAAATTTCAAAAAGCTTGAAACAAGTTATAAGGAATAAAGGGTTTCAAGTAACCACTAATAAGGCTTTTAAAGAGGTTGTAGAGAATTGCGCAGCAATCAAAAGAGAAGGACAATTAGACACTTGGATAACACGCGATATGATAACAACTTATACCAAATTACATGAATTAGGGTATGCCAAATCGGTTGAGGTTTGGTTAGACCATGAATTAGTTGGCGGATTGTATGGTGTAGATATAGGAAATGGTGTATTCTGCGGCGAAAGTATGTTTTCTAAAGTAAGTAATGCTAGCAAAGTTGGATTTGTCACCTTTATTCAAAAAACTAATTATAAGCTAATCGATTGCCAAGTACATACCAACCATTTAGAACGTTTAGGAGCAGAAAATATAGATAGAGAGGTGTTTTTGAGTTATTTGTAAGTTTAAACTTCATTATATCTAAAACAATCAACTTCATGATCGTTTACCATACCAGTAGCTTGCATATGGGCATAAATAACAGTCGATCCTACAAACTTAAACCCGCGTTTTTTTAAGTCCTTGCTTAGCGTGTCGCTTAATGTTGTGGTAGCAGGAGCATCTTTATAATTTTTCCAAGCATTAGTAATAGGTTTGCCATCAACAAAATTCCAAATGTATTTGCTGAAACTCCCGAATTCTTCCTGTATTTCTATAAACGCTTGTGCGTTTGTAACTGTAGCACGTACTTTAAGCTTATTTCTTATAATGCCAGCATCTTGGAGTAATTCATCAATTTTACCCTGTCCATACTGGGCTATTTTTTTATAATCAAAATCATCAAAAGCCTTTCTAAAGTTATCGCGCTTTTTTAAAACGGTAATCCAGCTTAAGCCTGCTTGAAAAGTTTCTAAAATTAAGAATTCAAAAAGGGTGTCGTCATCATAAACGGGAACACCCCATTCGTTATCATGATAAGCTTCGTATAAAGGGTCGCCAACACACCAGCCACATCTATGTTTCTCCATGTGAATTTAAAAATGTAAGTTTCTTTAATAAAGATAGACATAGTTTATGACATAAGTCATAGAAATTAAAGATTACTGAACTTACTTTTGACTAGCATTTAAGTTAATACCCATGAAACAGATTATAGAAAATAGTTTAAAAACCAGCATGTCTTACCAAGAGTATATCAATTTGGTAGATAATTTGACGTTGACTAACTCGACAACAGGACCAGAGAAAACAGAAGCTTTGGTTAATTACACGGCTTTAAACCAAAGGCGAATGGCACGATGGAATAAAAAGTTACATCTTACCGAAAGTCAAAAAGAAACGGTTAAGGCATTTAATAATCAAGTTATTTGGTTGGTGTTAACAGAAAGTTGGTGTGGCGATGCAGCTCATATTATGCCAGTCATAAATAAGGTAGCAGAATTAAGTGATAATATAAACTTAAGAGTTGTGCTTAGAGATGAAAACCTGGAGTTAATGGATTTATTTTTAACCAATGGTGGGCGCTCAATACCTAAACTTATTATGCTAGATGCTAAATCGCACGATGTTATTGGTACATTTGGGCCAAGACCTAGTGCAGCAACACAAATGGTAAACGATTATAAGGAAACTCATGGAACGTTAACACCAGAGTTTAAAGAAGATTTACAATTGTGGTATAATAAAGATAAAGGACAAACCATTGTAAAAGATTTAATTAATCTTTTACCTGTTAATGTTTTCCTTTAAAATAAAAAGTGATGGAGCCTAATTGCGAAGACTTATTCGCATCAGGGCTAAATTTAGCTTCTTTAGCATACTCCAACGCATGTTGTTTTAAGCATTCGTTGGTACTTTTTGTTGCGCCATTAACATAGGTTTTAGTAACAAGTCCCTTACTGTTTACGGTAATATTGATAATAATTTTACCACCAGATTCGCATAAATATATAGGTGTTGGTAAAAACACATGTGTTCTGTCTTTTAACGAATAGTGCATAGAACTATTCTTATTTGCCGATTGTTCGCTTGGAGCGCTTCGATGTTTTTTTAGAACACTATTCACGCTATTGTAAGATGATAATACATCGTCATCAATACCAGATGAGGTTTCTTGTTGCGGTGTTTGCGTTGTGCTCTCTGCTAAGTTTTTAGAAGGTGTATATTCGTAATCTTTGGGAGGTTCTATAGGCTGATAGGCTTGTGCAAAACGCTTGTATTCTTGAGTTTCGTTAAAAGCTTTGTTGGTTTCTGGTGTATTGGTGTTTTCTTCTGGAGTTTGTGTTAATTCGTCTTCTTCAAAAAACTTTTCAGGGTCAATTTCATAATAACTTTCAGCCATAAGTTCGGTCTGTTTCTTTATATGAAAACTAAATAAAGAAAGCAAAACGGTACCTGAAATTAAGCAGGT carries:
- a CDS encoding flavin reductase family protein — encoded protein: MISFEPKDLSTGKLHGYLLSAVAPRPIAFASTVDKDGNPNLSPFSFFNVFSANPPILIFSPARRVRNNTTKHTLENVEETKEVVINVVNYDIVHQMSLSSTEYPENINEFDKAGLTMLQSDIVKPFRVAESPVQLECKVNDIIKLGTEGGAGNLVICEVVKLHIEDEMLNEEGIIDQEKLDLVARAGGSFYSRAKKGFFEIPKPLSTLGIGVDSFPEHIKNSMILTGNDLGMLGNVEKLPTTAEVKTFIEEVSERYPNISEASHREKHKLAHNYLSFGDIQSAWKILLS
- a CDS encoding DUF3127 domain-containing protein; amino-acid sequence: MEVQGRIKLIGETQTFGNNGFRKREVVVTTEEQYPQHLMVEFVQDKTDLLNNFQVGQQVKININLRGREWVNPQGETKYFNSIQGWRIETLQQEQGAQNVPPVPPADAFEPANDLNEDEHDDLPF
- a CDS encoding TIGR00366 family protein, which gives rise to MKIAKFIETLFKRYLPSPFTIAVLLTLLTVILALVLTKPVTGDNHVLEILSYWESGIWNNSLLVFAYQMMLILVLGHILVLSKPVNRLITSITTYANTTQKAVVLVSVTTMLVAFFNWGLGLIFGAILARKIGEQAQDTKTPLNYPLVGAAGYVGLMVWHGGISGSALIKVSETNHIKNFMANISSAEMLVKLPESINFNQTVFSGTNLLLFAILLIAIPLVLSKVAKITSPTVINLERYQFTTKAKNNLKGAEQLDSSKWLSIGFGGLILIAFLYQYWGSLMQFQITPNMLNFFMLGLGIILHGSFNSFLKALEEAIKGASGILIQFPLYFGIMGIMKSTGMVVMISDFFVSIANETTLPIFTFFSAGLVNIFVPSGGGQWAVQGPIVIESALKLGVPLPKAIMALAYGDQITNMLQPFWALPLLGITKLKAKEILPYTLIMMVVGVMVFLGGLLLL
- a CDS encoding DNA-3-methyladenine glycosylase I: MEKHRCGWCVGDPLYEAYHDNEWGVPVYDDDTLFEFLILETFQAGLSWITVLKKRDNFRKAFDDFDYKKIAQYGQGKIDELLQDAGIIRNKLKVRATVTNAQAFIEIQEEFGSFSKYIWNFVDGKPITNAWKNYKDAPATTTLSDTLSKDLKKRGFKFVGSTVIYAHMQATGMVNDHEVDCFRYNEV
- a CDS encoding thioredoxin family protein; translation: MKQIIENSLKTSMSYQEYINLVDNLTLTNSTTGPEKTEALVNYTALNQRRMARWNKKLHLTESQKETVKAFNNQVIWLVLTESWCGDAAHIMPVINKVAELSDNINLRVVLRDENLELMDLFLTNGGRSIPKLIMLDAKSHDVIGTFGPRPSAATQMVNDYKETHGTLTPEFKEDLQLWYNKDKGQTIVKDLINLLPVNVFL